CTGGACGATCGAGCCGCTCGCCGCCCGCCTCGCGGCCGGGCACGGCCGCGAGGACGTGTCGCAGCGGCTAGCGGACATGGTGGAGATCATGGGCCACGCCCTTGCCCAGGGTGACTCGATCACGTTCTCCCGCGCCGATGCCGAGTTCCACTCGCTGCTCATCCAGCTCGCGAGCAACCGCATGCTGGAGCACCTCTCGGGCATCGTCTCGGCGGCGCTCCAGGTCTCCGGCGGTCCCATCACCGGTTGCGACAGGCCCACGGAGATCTCCCTCTCGCACCACGCCCGGATCGCGGATGCCGTCGCGGCGGCCGACCCCCAGGGCGCCGAGTCCGCCATGCGTCAACTGCTCACCGTCCACCCGGAGGTGGAGCGGGTGGTTCCCGCTCCGCGAGAGCACTGACCGGGCGAGAGCCTGCGCGTACATACGGACCCTGTGTCGCCGGATCCTTCGGGGTCCGGCGACACGCTTGTGGGTGAACGCCCGCACTTGTCGTTTACGTCGCAAATGAGGTGTGACTCGGGCCACGCAGATTGGGCGTAACACTCCTTGAAACAGCGCGATGACTTAAGAGGCGACAGTCGAGGAGGGAATGCAGCAGCCGTACGTGGCGCTGTAGAACTCCGAGGTTCAGCCCGCGCCGTCGGTACATCCCCAGCCGGCGGTCGTCGGTTCCGGCCCCATCAGGGGCGGAGCCGGAAGCCGTTTCCATCGTTCCGAGAGGTTGTTCGTGTCGGCCAGCACATCCCGTACTCTCCCGCCGGAGATCGCCGAGTCCGAGTCTGTCATGGCGCTCATCGAGCGGGGAAAGGCTGATGGGCAGATCGCAGGCGACGACGTGCGCCGGGCCTTCGAGGCTGACCAGATTCCGCCAACCCAGTGGAAGAACGTTCTGCGCAGCCTCAACCAGATCCTCGAGGAAGAGGGTGTGACGCTGATGGTCAGTGCCGCGGAGTCGCCCAAGCGCCCCCGTAAGAGCGTCGCAGCGAAGAGCCCGGTCAAGCGCACCGCCACCAAGACGGTTGCCGCGAAGACGGTCACGGCGAAGACTGTCGCGGCCACTGCGGCACCCGCCGCCGAGTCCGTGGACGCCGTCGCCGACGACACCGAGCCCAAGAAGGCGGTCGCCAAGAAGGCGGCCGCGAAGAAGACTGTCGCGAAGAAGGCGACGGCGAAGAAGACCACCGCGAAGAAGACCGCCTCCAAGAAGGACGCCGACGAGGCTCTCGACGGCGACGAGGCGGAGGAGACTCCGGCCAAGGCCGGCGAGGGCGAAGAGGAGGAGGGCGGCGAGGCCAAGGGCTTCGTTCTCTCCGACGACGACGAGGACGACGCGCCTGCGCAGCAGGTCGCCGTCGCCGGTGCCACCGCCGACCCGGTCAAGGACTACCTGAAGCAGATCGGCAAGGTCCCGCTCCTCAACGCGGAGCAGGAAGTCGAGCTCGCCAAGCGCATCGAGGCGGGTCTCTTCGCCGAGGACAAGCTGGCCAACTCCGACAAGCTCGCGCCGAAGCTCAAGCGCGAGCTGGAGATCATCGCCGAGGACGGCCGCCGCGCCAAGAACCACCTCCTGGAGGCCAACCTCCGTCTGGTGGTCTCGCTGGCCAAGCGCTACACCGGTCGCGGCATGCTCTTCCTGGACCTCATCCAGGAGGGCAACCTCGGTCTGATCCGCGCGGTCGAGAAGTTCGACTACACCAAGGGCTACAAGTTCTCCACGTACGCCACCTGGTGGATCCGTCAGGCGATCACCCGCGCCATGGCCGACCAGGCCCGCACCATCCGTATCCCGGTGCACATGGTCGAGGTCATCAACAAGCTCGCGCGCGTCCAGCGTCAGATGCTCCAGGACCTGGGCCGCGAGCCCACCCCGGAGGAGCTGGCCAAGGAGCTCGACATGACCCCTGAGAAGGTCATCGAGGTCCAGAAGTACGGTCGTGAGCCCATCTCGCTGCACACCCCCCTGGGTGAGGACGGCGACAGCGAGTTCGGTGACCTCATCGAGGACTCCGAGGCCGTCGTCCCGGCCGACGCGGTCAGCTTCACGCTCCTGCAGGAGCAGCTGCACTCGGTCCTGGACACCCTGTCCGAGCGTGAGGCGGGCGTGGTCTCCATGCGCTTCGGC
The sequence above is drawn from the Streptomyces sp. NBC_01465 genome and encodes:
- a CDS encoding RNA polymerase sigma factor, whose translation is MSASTSRTLPPEIAESESVMALIERGKADGQIAGDDVRRAFEADQIPPTQWKNVLRSLNQILEEEGVTLMVSAAESPKRPRKSVAAKSPVKRTATKTVAAKTVTAKTVAATAAPAAESVDAVADDTEPKKAVAKKAAAKKTVAKKATAKKTTAKKTASKKDADEALDGDEAEETPAKAGEGEEEEGGEAKGFVLSDDDEDDAPAQQVAVAGATADPVKDYLKQIGKVPLLNAEQEVELAKRIEAGLFAEDKLANSDKLAPKLKRELEIIAEDGRRAKNHLLEANLRLVVSLAKRYTGRGMLFLDLIQEGNLGLIRAVEKFDYTKGYKFSTYATWWIRQAITRAMADQARTIRIPVHMVEVINKLARVQRQMLQDLGREPTPEELAKELDMTPEKVIEVQKYGREPISLHTPLGEDGDSEFGDLIEDSEAVVPADAVSFTLLQEQLHSVLDTLSEREAGVVSMRFGLTDGQPKTLDEIGKVYGVTRERIRQIESKTMSKLRHPSRSQVLRDYLD